A window of Populus trichocarpa isolate Nisqually-1 chromosome 17, P.trichocarpa_v4.1, whole genome shotgun sequence genomic DNA:
tgatctTCAATGTATCAATTAAATTACCTATAACATTAAGActtggttttttaatattatggtaGTTTTTATCATAATTGATAGAAAGTCCACGAATATTCTCCATAACTAaacaatttttgaaattatattcatAATAAAAGTGTGTCTAAGCAATACCAGCCGCAAAAACAAATGGATCGTAGATCCTGCTTAAAATAACCATGGAGTTGCTGCTTTATGTTAGGGTTTGAACGCAACTTGTTCttactattttgtaaaatggCCCATGTCATGATCAAGctttattttctcaaaagcTAAATACTTTATCGCCTACTTGGCTTTCAGCCGACACCTTTGCTCAAATGGAAGGCAGACATGGTCAGATCTTGAGTGTTTGTAATTTGTAACTTTTTATaatccaaatttatttatttattttttaaattttgatatatatatacattaaaatttgttacaattaaaatattagatgTATGTTAATGAGGAGCTAACGTCATCGTTAAGTGGTAGTAATggctataaatttttaattttttatggatataAAAAACCCTACTtaacaattcattttatttacttgttattattttttaatgagtaAAAGAAGCgttaaaacccaacaaaaaaattaaaatattatttacatattaatagctattttggattttaacaccctttttatatttattaaaaaacttcacattaaaaaatttattaatggatgctattaattttgaaatctaaCAAAGGTCAACTTAACATTCTTATATAGGCTATGTTTAACAAAGTTTACTaaagttagaaattaaaacaacaagacaatttaaaattttatttaaattaaaagaacaagaaagtataaaaaaaattgtgctaGCCATAACTaggtaagaaaatatataaaaaaataaaagaattaaaaattaaaggatttttatgatgtttggtATATACACGTGtgtattgttaaaaaattatataaatcatattttaggatataatctaatattttaagatatctAATTGAGATGATTTGTTGATATGGTATTAAAGTATTATTAATCAAGTAGTCACAAgttcgaattatttttttttttatttaataaaaattaagtataaaataagataaatctATGCAAAGTGAGGAAATTCGTCTAATTTATGATGAAAATCTATCTAATTTGTGAGAAAGTAGAGGATAGTTTGACTAAAAGAGATACAactctaccaaaaaaaaaaaaaagttaaaaaaaaaagagaaagaagaaaatccCCATGAGACAAGTCATTTATTCCCTATTAATGACGGCAATTCAGCATAGAATGAAAGACTAGTCGTTCAAcgttttcttcttttgcttcaCTTAAATGGCACGAGACCTTCCTCTAGCCTCCCCAAAACAAGTAGAGAAGACATCACTTTCTCTGTGAGCATCTAGCAAAAGGACCACTGATCTCTGTGGAATCCATGGTGCATTTACCATCTGTAAATCTTGAAAAGTCCAGGGTATGTTATGCAGTTTATCGTGATTAatgattagtttttaaaatatttttactttaaaatatattaaaatatattaaaataatatttttaaaaatttatttttaatattagtatatcaaaatgatccaaaaatactataaaaaataataattttaaaaaaaatttaaaaacatttataaatacaaaaacaaacatactcatatGATTAAAACTATGTTTTGCGTCAATTATAGTTTAGAGAGTATTTGATTAAGCTTCGTAATTTTATTCTGAAATACTATAcccttttaaaatcttaattatatatataaaaaactataatttatatttttttttaatatatattttcacatCATAACTTCAACAACTGCCCTAACAGAAAACACGCAGGATGTTCTATACAATCAcatgatgaaaaaaaagtaaatggtCAAGGGTAATTAAATTCTTACATAATCTTTCTCGATCAAATCATGGGAGACTTGCTGTCCGAAAGTCTTTGAAACTACGCGTAAATGCCCCATGTGATTCAccgagaaaaatattttgtagaaATTGAAGCAATCCCTAGTTCCTCCTAGCATTTAGCATTGATGCACAAGTTTAATggagcaataataataataataaattaaatttcaaaattcaaaaaaatattatggcaAATTTAAGCATTGATGTTTAGATACTTTCTAAAATGcttctcaaatgttttttttaacaatgatatattattaaaaaaaactaattgatttttttaagaatttttaaatggttttgtaataattatattaaaatcctCGAAAatcatctaattaatttttttaaatgttttttttttaaaaaaccacttTCAGCCACATTATCTaacatatatttaaagaaatggTCAAAGGTATGCTCTTTCTCTTTGGTTTTCTTAGTTAGAACTTCAAAGGTGAATAttcaaagaatataataatatgctCTATTGATCCCTTTcactcataaaaaaatgatttttgtttcttctaaaGTTTCAACATTATTTGGAGAGTTTGACTGACTAGTTAATTTGTCGAATATATTTGctatttatatagttattttgggtttaacttaaaaaaaaatgttttcttttatgaagAGTTAATACAAATGTAGATTGTTTGAATAAAATCTAATTGAAAATACCTTAATTTTGATGTGCCTcgactaggggtgagcaaaaaaatcgaaaaaccgattaaatcgaaaaaaccggaaaaaataacaaaaaaaccgattaaaccagttaaaattttaaaaaaaccaaccagttcagtttcagttttggttttataagcctgaaaccgaaaaaaccgaaccgaacccaaaccgaaaaaactagaaaaaaactgagctaaaccggaaaaaaccgagccaaaacaaagccaaaccgaaaaataaaaatttcttttataaagagTTAATACAAATGTAGATTGTTTgtataaaatctaaattgaaaataCCTTAATTTTGATGTTCCTTGACCATATCAATGATTTTATCATACATTATTTTCCTTGACACCATGGCATGATTATCCATTCATATGAAATATCAACAGCTGGACTTcagtttgacttttttttttatttaaaaaaaaagtctcttcTTCTCTAtcattttcaagataaaatgTTAGGGACTCGAGGATGTGTGATTTCAACCTAATAATGCAGAAGACTCCCTGATGATTGAGCAATAAGTTCGGCAGGagagttattattttaataagagaTGCTAATTATAGACCAATCTTTAATAGATTAATCCATAATCCAACAATTTCACACGTTAATCCAACCCACCTTAGATtataaagtcaaataaaaatcttgttAGTCTAAAAAACCAGccaatcaataataatttagcGTAGTACTAAATCCAATCTGAATATTGTTGAAGATGATTCGAGTGACAAGTtaactcaaattttttaaataattatttaaatctttttaaaataaaataatttcgttttgtttttgtaaaaaattaaaatttttttctaaattgactAGGTTGCAAATCAATCTATGCCACTCGTGATCATGTGCTAAGTTtcataaataagataaattgcatgaaaaaataaattatgctcatgatatttttatttatttattatgcttcctatactttttaaaataaatccaaaatccaACGGCAAGAAATTtcctaaaatatcaaaacccaTAATGGTACTTGGGAAGTAATCATAAAATCTGTTGCAAGATTACCATAATTAATCACAATCACTTCATAATTACACAAGGGGCATATTAGTCCTTAAACTAATCCACCACATCCACCTTTCTTCCATACActataaaaatgaaaactccatttcttctttcttaataaaaactccttctttatttctctcccaaaccataaaaaaaaaagaaaaaagaaaaacaattctccCCCCTTCGAATTCCGTACACACCCTCTCTCTCCAGTGAATTTCATTGTCAATAGAGCTCCCTTCAGTCAAGAACACACTCTGTTTATAGATATAGACAACAAgattcaaactttttatttatttattttgtgctGATAGTTAGAGAATAAATTTTGGAAAGAGATTGTTTTTCAATGGCAAACCCATCCGGGACACATAATCAAGAAGGCAATCAGGGTCCTTCTTCATTCAATGGAAGTAATCCAAATAATGGTAATTTGGGTCAAGACCCTTCTTCTGGTTCATCTTTGAAGCATAATCCTGGTATATCAAATGATTGGACTGGTGAAGAACAGGCAATTCTTGAAGAAGGGTTGGCTaagtaagtttttttgtttcctgggtttttcttattttgaattttgaggcTGCTGTTGGTTGTTATTGGAGGGTTTCTTGAAATTCATGTTTTTGATCATCTTTTTTGGTTTGAATATTGGTTTCTTAGGAAACTTATTGAATTTTGAGGAGTTGATGAGTCTcgtcttgttttttctttttcttttttggtttctgtggcatttttttcatttatcattgGATAAATTGCAGCTTGAGTTCAAACTTGAATTATTTGAGGTGATTGTAGAGTTTGTTGAGTTATGTTATTGGTGAACTGTTAGAGGTCACTAACAATTCTGAAATAGTTACATGTTGCACAGCCAGACTAACATGAGTTTTTAATCAAGTTATGAACATGGGTTGTTACTAAGGAATTtgttgaaatgtaatttttctcaaaattaaagCGCTCCTACTCAAATTGCCAATGGATTTGTTGTAGGTAATCTCTCACTTTCGTTTCCAAACCAAATTTAGCTATTTTTCACATTAGGAATCTTACATGTCTCCGCGAGGTAATCAAGTTGCAGTATTAAACAGCATAGTGTGtttatatcatattttgaaGTGAAACTTATTAACCAAAATCCTTGTTTTTCCCTCACCCCCCTCTTTGCTGTCTCGAATACAATAACTaaaatttgggtttaattgttgGTGCCTTACCAATGAGAACTTGCCTATAGTGTCACTGTCCTTGATGTGTGAAACGATATCTTTATTCAACATTTGTTTTATCTTACCAAGTGAAAACATTTCCATCTTGGatcaattaacaaataatttagaTCCTTTTAGCTAAATGCTTGAAATTTCTGGATTTGATTATGATTGGCCAAATTATATTGAAATCATATAATCTGTTTAGAGTTGTAGATGGttttaaatactaaattagTGTTCTGTTATTCTCAAAAGGTCACTGGTGTAAGTGTCTCTGTTGAGTATTACTTCTTCTTAGATACCTATTGTGCTACAAAAAGAAAGTGgtattaaaaagattattacGGGAACCACAGCCTCACGAAATGAGCTCTTTTTGAGCAATCATGAactacttttcttttctcaataaGTCattgaatcttgttttttttcctcttggtTTTCAGTCAAAAGTCAGTAAATtactggaaaaaaagaagaaaagaaaatggcttCTGAAATTCAATTTCTCTATCCGAGTACTGGTTCACAATTAATTCATCTAAAATGTGGTTTTCCTTATGTCTCACAGATATGCAATGGAAACAAACGTAGTACGTTATGCAAAGATAGCTTTGCAGCTACCAAACAAGACAGTCCGAGATGTTGCTTTGCGTTGCAGATGGATGACTGTAAGTTCTCTTAGTCTAATATCTAGATTCATGAAGCCTTTGTTAAATTCTCAACATCTTTGTTTGCTAGACTGCCAAAACTTGCATATCCTGtagttaaataaatatcaacccATGGAGGATTTATATTTTGAACGGTCCAAGTCTGCTTTGCAAAAGAGACAGCCTGGTGGTTCCTTTCAGAGTTTTACATCATTTGTTACTCTATATCTGATGTATCTGTTGGTTGCGAGTCAAATCTActaattgatttgtttctttatccagaaaaaggaaaatagcaAGCGAAGGAAGGAAGATAATCTAGTACGGAAAAGCAAAGATAAAAAGGTATGATATCTTTCATTTTGTCGTGAATCTCTTCTGCGGGAGTTGCACtagtttttagttgaaaattatGTTACAGCCTGTTGAATTCTCACACATTCAACTGTGGATTTAGATGCATTAGTTTCCTCCGTGCTGTTTATATAGTGTAAATTGATTGTGGTTTGCTTAATTTAGTTGTCCTGGATCTCGAACTGAAGTTTTACTTCTCAGGTCATAGTTGTGTCACATGTAAGGTGTTAAAAACCCAGCTGTGGGTACGGGTCATAGTTTTTTCAATCTAATCTGCGATAATTTCTCACGCAGACATGTCCATTGTCAAGTCGCAAAATTTATTAGACAGGCAATAAATTCAGGCTAGTAATGATAAATCTGATAAGGATGGGCGTAAGAGCTGGAAAATATTATGTGTTATCAACTCAACCTGTTAAATGGAAAATATGCTTTGGACTGCCTAAAGTTTCATTTAATTGGCATAACTAAATTTCTAATGTGGTGAAACTGGTGATTGTCAAACAATTCGCGGTTAATGATTTCAAAGACAATTCCTTTTCTGATACATTAATTCATGGCATCACATGGTACATTATAATACACGTGTAGTGAGAATCTTTGAAAGTGATAGTGGTTTCTTGGATGAACGATGCTTAGGCTATATAttctgctttcttttttctcaggAAAGACATAATGATCCTTCTGCAAAGACTTCTAACTTCATGGCTACCCGCCCCAATGTTACTCCATTTGCAACTCCAATGATGCCACTGGACAGTGACGAAGGAATCTCGTATGATGGTGAGGTTCTATACTTCACAAAACCTTTGTGTATTCCAAACAG
This region includes:
- the LOC18106849 gene encoding uncharacterized protein LOC18106849, whose product is MANPSGTHNQEGNQGPSSFNGSNPNNGNLGQDPSSGSSLKHNPGISNDWTGEEQAILEEGLAKYAMETNVVRYAKIALQLPNKTVRDVALRCRWMTKKENSKRRKEDNLVRKSKDKKERHNDPSAKTSNFMATRPNVTPFATPMMPLDSDEGISYDVIGGVTGELLNQNAQTLHQISANLASYQIQENLSLLRQTRDNICKVMNEMDDVPELMKQMPPLPVKLNDDLADTILLPPNLPRQ